ttattatcacTTGtgctttgatttattttttttggtCATAGAAATAAACTTTTTACCAATAAGATAAACTGTCTATTAGGGCCAACACATGGTTTACCCCTATTCCTACATTTTCTAGTCATATGATTTAGTtttccacaattaaagcaagagaAAAGGTCAATTTCATTTCTTTGAGATGGTGGATGTTGCTTAGAAAATGGAGCAATTAAGACAATTAAAAGTTTCTCATTTTTAATTCAGTTAATTATATTTCGATTTTGAATTCTTAATGATTTGTTTATCTGCGTTGAAATTCTTTTTATTGTTCGAAACAACCAAGACTTCATACTTTTGAATACTTATGAAATTCTTCTTCATTTTGGAGGCGAGTTTAACATCTCTTTTTTTATTATGGGTCCATTTATTTATTTGCcctgggcctctaaaaagtcgggaccggccctgGTTTTCCATCATCTACATGGACATTATCCAGTTTAACATCGACAAATAAAGTAGTGTTAGAAACATCACTAGGGTGTACCAATCATAACAAAAGACAATTCGAATTCCATAGCAGAACAATATTTCAATTTTATAGACATAGTGtcagaattcgaatttcaaaattcgaACGCAACATACAAGTTTCAGCTAAAAAAACCAAATGATCTAAAACAATGATCAATATAATACATACATGTACATCATATGAAATTTCAACTTCTTTTGCTTATTTGATGTCAAAATTCAGAAAAATGTTGTTTTGAAGTAAAAATCTGAAGTGCCATTGGAAGGATATTTTTGTAGGATTTTTCAAATAAAAGTGTTTTGATaatgaaaaacataaataatGGCATACATGCAAAGTGACAGTCAAATTTATTTTTCCGCGTGAAATTCCAAAGATTGTAACTCCAAATGTATTTGAAATTATACTTCAAACATATTTAAGGGAAAAATGAGCGCTCCTTAGTCATGAAGTGATCTTGTTGTTCAATGGATGTGTCTAAAACCTTTAAATTACGAAATATAAAGATGATATTTTAGGGTTTATAAAGGGAGTGTGGTCTGTGCATGGAGTATAGTAAAAAACAACAAGTAATGTTTTGTtttcttactttttttttaataaaaactttgCTTGATTTAACATGATTCAAAAATGATATTATGAGAGAAACACTCTTTCATAACTCAAAACCTTTATGGTTAAGTCAAACCTTCATGTTAAGTCAAATGTGGTCAAAGTTAATTAAAAGAGAATTTATATCATATTaacttcttttttcaaaaaaaaaaatctaaactcGTCGAGTTAGTTAACTTTATAGTTTATCTAATTGAGCTTATGAATTTGTATCCCAATCTACCAGTTTGATATTCTCGCATTTCAAAAAACTAGTTCAACGGTGGTCAAATTTTACCAGATTAATTCAATGTCTAAACAATCCTTATAGCCACATACAAGACAAGTTGAACAACCAGAGGGAAAACTGGAAAACCATCAGAGCCATTTCACAGTTGCACTTTCATTGATCCAGTTTGGCGTAATCATTACACTGTCATACCCTTTTTGTGATCATGTTTTGCATCAAAGAAATGGCCAAAAAGGAAGAATTATACTCAAATCTATTACGAGCATATGCACAAGACTCAAACTTTCTGAAAGGAACAGCAATTCACACTCATTTCATCAAAGGGTATATCCCTCTTACTATTTTTCTCCAAAACCATTTGCTCAACCTGTATATCAAAATCCGAAACCTTACTTCTGCACTCcaactgtttgatgaaatgccagaTAGAAATGTGGTCTCATGGTCTGTTGTCATGGCGGGTTGTATCCGTAACGGCTGTTCTTCTGAAGCTCTTTCTTTGTTCACCAGTATGCACCGTGAGGGAGTCACGAGACCGAATGAGTTTACATTTGTTAGTGCTCTCCAAGCTTCTTCGTTAACCGAGAATGAGACGCAGGCTTACCAGATTTATTCTTTAGTGGTTCGGTCGGGACTTGAGTCTAATGTATTTTTGCTGAACGCGTTTTTGACAGCTTTAGTTAGGCATGGTAAATTGACGGAAGCCTTGCGAATTTTTGAGACGAGTTCTATTAAAGATATAGTGACATGGAATACTATGATAGGAGGTTACTTGCAGTTTTCCTGTGAGCGGATTCCGGAATTTTGGCGATACATGATTTGTAAGGATGTGAAGCCGGACGAGTTCACTTTTTCCAGTGCTTTAACGGGGTTGGCTGCTATCTCGTATCTTGAAATGGGAATGCAGGTTCATGCGCACCTTGTTAAAAGTGGTTATGGGGATGATATTTGTGTAGGGAATTCTTTGGTTGACATGtatataaaaaatcaaaagttgGAGGAGAGTTTCAAAGCTTTTGATGAGATGCCTAACAAAGATGTATGCTCTTGGACACAAATGGCGGATGGATGTTTACGGTGGGGGGAACCAAGAAAGGCGCTTGCGGTCATTgcacaaatgaagaaaatgagtgTCGAGCCGAATAAATTTACCTTGGCAACTGCTCTAAATGCTTGTGCCTGTTTGACTTCATTGGAGGAAGGGAAACAGTTTCATGGCATGAGGATCAAACATGGAAGTGACGTTGATGTTTGCGTTGATAATGCTCTTCTTGATATGTATGCAAAATGTGGATGCATGGATAGTGCACGGGCACTTTTTCGATCGATGGATTCTCGTTCTGTTATCTCATGGACAACAGTGATAATGGCGTGTGCACAGAATGGTCAATCCAGAGAAGCTCTTCAAATTTTTGATGAAATGAAGGAAACGAGTGTAGTACCAAATTACATCACATTCATTTGTGTTCTTTATGCATGTAGTCAAGGTGGGTTTGTTGACGAAGGGTGGAAGTATTTTTCCTCCATGAATAATGACTACGGAATCTTTCCCGGAGAAGATCACTACATTTGCATGGTAAGTATCCTAGGCCGGGCTGGGCTTATCAAAGAAGCTAAGGAGTTAATCTTACGAATGCCATTTCAACCTGGTGTGCGGGTTTGGCAAACATTGCTAAGTGCTTGTCAGGTTCACGGGGATGTAGAGACTGGGAAACTTGCAGCAGAACATGCcataaaacatgacaaaaatgaCCCGTCATCCTATGTATTATTGTCTAACATGTTGGCTGAATCAAGCAATTGGGATGGTGTGGTGAGTCTGAGAGAACTAATGGAGGTAAGGAATGTAAAGAAAATACCAGGATCCAGTTGGATTGATATTGAAAAGATTTAAATATCAGGAATACATAGTTGAAGGAGAAGTTGTTTAGAGGAGTCTCTGTCCTTCCTTTGGCTGTTTGTGATATAtcgaattaatttatatatagggGGAGATATATTAATATACACGGGTCGTCCTTTAAAAGTAGTATGTCATTGCACAAATAGAATCTCAATTTTGTTAGGATGTTTTCACTTTTTGGATGTTATTTTGTCCATCTtaattttataacattttttgtTTTCTGTCTCTTAAGAATTCATCATTCTTGATAGCTAGGATGAAATATGTCTAATGCTCAAGTCTGGCATGTAAGTTATGAGTTATAAGGACTCTGATTCGTGTGGTCAACACACAATTATGCAGTCAGAACTAAGATACAATTGAATTCATTCCGTAACATTTCCTAATAAGGAATCATTTGGAAGTTCTtacaataaaatcaagaaaacaaaaagaatCAAACAATTATATGGAATATAGTTCATGTGAAGCAACCAAGTTCTTAGAAATCTCAAATATAAGCCTGGCCTCAAATGCACCACTAGAATAACCTTTAGAAGACCCTTGCCGAATCTTTGGAGCCCTTTTCACACCAAACTTGTTATCAGTGTTCAATGCCCCTCCTACATTACCAGCCAACTTCAACATAAGATTCATATATATATTCTTAACCTTTGTCACCAACTTCAATGGTGATCTTATCATCCATCTTAGCCTAGGACTTGTTCTGATCCTCCAATCTCTACGCGGACCTACAATCCGTATGATCCGCATCTTCTTCCATTGGCCGGTGGTGGTTGTGCCGTAGTCGAGACGCCGGTAGCCCCTTCTGCTTAAGTATCTCTTTATATCCATTTTTTTAACAGGTTGAACTTGGAGGAGGTGGTGGTGAATGAGAATGAAGTTTATGATGGTGTTCTCACTTTATGTGAATGAATAAAGATTGTTGCTTGAATGAACTTATGCTATGCTTATTGGACTATATATATGAGagagaaaatttgaaaaaaaaaatcatgtttgatTTGGTCAAAACATAGCAATCACATGCATAGCATAATTGTGCAAAATAAAAGATATAGAAATGGCTACATTTTTGACAAGTAAAGTCAACAAACAAACACTTTGACATGAAATAATGCATATGTCTATATGTCTGACTCTGACCAAGACGAACCATCCTTTCCGTGAAAAGTTTTCTTTCTTTAATGCTGATATCAACAAACAACATTTAAATAGATGAATTTTGTGTTCTTTTCTTCTAGATGCTTTGGTTTtctatctttttaattttttttagtaatcATTTATGATTGCCTAATGTTCTTATATGTATTTTTGTTAGATGTCAAAGTTAGACATTATATTGTGTCCTTATCTGAAACTACGACAaatatcataaattaatttaaaagtttCAAAATATGTCTAAAATATTTTGAAGCATTTGAATCAAATTCATGGTATTTGTTTTTCAAGCGGCAATATATATGAAGAGGATGGATCTATGTCAATTGGGCCGGTCTTGTGGGCCGTAGGCCAGCTCGAAACAATTGCCTCCCAAGTTCTTGCTATAACTCATAAAAAGAGGATTGTTAATATAACAGTCTATGAAACCAATCCAAGAATCTAAACCGTGGTGATCTCATCTGTTCAGTAGAGGTTTCTTGCTTAATAAGAGTGATTATCATGGGAGACACGCGCATTAAATGCACACAGTTGATGAAACGTGTTTTTTATGATGATGGCCTAAACGCGTCCCACACGCGTAGTGGGAAAGGTGACGCGCCTAGGCACACTCAAGTGCAATTATCACTTCAACATGTGACTTGAGCCGTTGAATGACTTCTTTGAACTTCTAGTGGATCTTGGCCATTGTGTCTAACTTTTTACTTTGAATATAAAGCGATAACCTTTTATCTTATTTACACTTTTTCATAATCTCTTCGTTCAAAGGGCTTCTTCATTGGAAACTTCAGAACTTTTGTTTGCTTTGTCTTTGTTGGTGGAGGCTTCCAAATTCAAAATGCTTGTTCCATTAGCTactttttcacttgatttcttgGATTAAACTGCTTTAAATTTAAAGTATTCCCCTTTTCCCCCATATTCATTTATGAGATTTCATCTGAATATGAACATGAATAACCTAGGAAACTTATTTGTAGGAGTCCTCTTTAAAGAGCTTAGTGATGTTTCATCCACCATTAAACCAGAAATGATAGACCTGTTCCCATTGATAGAGAGCTTTATTCCGTTTGTATTAACATGAATTAGATTGGGGTAATATTTAGTTTTAGAGGCGTCAACTTAGCTAATCCCACTATTGTTAAAAATTACATGGATAGTCCAAAAGTGCAAATATTTGCTAGGTGTCTGTTGCGCGTAACTTCAAGCGTCCATTTAGTGTTGAGGAAGTAATATGGTGGTTAAAACAATAagcagggccgtctttgaggatGTGCAAGGCGGGCTACCGCACAGGGTTTCAAATTTTTTAGAGTTAAACTGTAATTAAATAGGACCTCATAAACCTTTGCTACTATTAAAATTGGGTTAAATAGGACCTATAATTATTTTGTCATGGTTGAACCATGACTTACCTACACAGAGCCTCCAAAAAATTGAGACGACCTTGACAATAAATTAGATGTAAGACTCATGGTCTTATTTTTTTGTCCTTAAACAAGGACAAGAAAATAGGAAAATAACTTCTTCGTCTAATCAAGAACTCTAAGACAATGCTAAAGACTATGGTTGGGTGAATAGTGAAGTCTTGGGATCCTAGTCTTTCTACCGCATCGAGAACAAGTTGGAATGAGCATGTCGAGATCCAGGGTCGTCCTTCAACTGACATGTAACTGTCTTGAGGAAGACATAAGAATTTGTACCCGTTAAGAATGCTTATTGACAAGCTTCTAAACCTTACAACAACaagaccatatatatatatatatatatatatatatatatatatatatatatatatatatatatatatatatatatatatatatatatatatatatatatattttttttaatgtacGACCATATATTGTCTTTGTTGTACAACAACTTAGCCAATATGTCTCTCAATCAATGCAAATGGTCTTTTCTATTCTTCCTTTACTAATATTAAATTATCTGGATTTTTTAGACTCGAACTGGGCTAGATGACCCACTGCTAAAAGATTCATTACTTCCTATCTACACTCCGAATATGATCCCAACACTAACACGGCGATAccgataatattttaaaaatataataaattaaacgtaaattacaaatattaatataagTGTTCAATATCAACAGTGACACAAACACACTCATTTTCAAAAGGGTCGGTGCTACATAGAAATCCTATAAACAAACCATTGGCTCCAAATCCAACTCCAAGGCATAATACATACCCCTAGCTAGTGTCACTTGTGAAATTTAATGGTTTCACTACCTCTTGAAAGACATATTCAACAATTTACCTAGCTCAAAACTCAACTTTTCATGAAAGAACAAAATATACCGACATAGATTaccatattattatataaaaaatagaacaaaagtcaatcaaacctttttctaTATCCTCTACATCACAAGTGGCTGCTTCATTCACCAAACTTCTCCACAAGCCAACctttaaatttatgatttttaaacATAATTTGAAATCTCTTTTCAGTCCAGCTTGTGGGTGGGAGTATATTGGATACTAATCCATAGTATGTATTTCATGTTGTTAGGTTGTCATAATTAGTTATTCATGTTGTTAGGTTGTCATCACAAGTTGGTTGTTTCTTTAGTTGtatatatatcatttatgcataGAAAATAAATGTAACCTACAAATTATAATATTCTTCTTTTTTCATATAATAAAGAGAATGTGGCATATTCAGATATTTTGgcatattcctttttttttttatctcaacAGTACCCTAAACTAAGATACAATTGAATTCATTCTTTAACATTTTTCCTAATAGGGGGAATCATTGTTTTtacaataaaattaagaaaacaaaaagaatCAAACAATTACATGGAATATAGTTCATGTGAAGCAGCCAAAGTCTTGGAAATCTCAAATATAAGCCTGGCCTCAAATGCATCACCAGAATAACCTTTAGAAGACCCTTGACGAGCCTTAAGAGTCCTTTTCACACCAAACTTGTTATCAGTGTTCAAGGCCCCTCCTACATTACCAGCCAACTTCAACATAAAGTTCATATAAATATTCTTAACCTTTCTCACCAATTTCACTGGTGATCTTATCATCCATCTTAACCTTGGACTTGTTCTGATTCTCCAATCTCTACGTGGACCTACAATCCGTATGATCCGCATCTTTTTCCGTTGGCCGGTCGTGGTTGTGCCATAGTCGAGACGCCGGTAGCCCCTTCTGCTTAAGTATCTCTTTATTTCCATATTTTTAATAGCTTGAACTTGGAGAAGGTGGTGGTGAATGAGGATAAAGTTAGGATGGTTTTCTCACTTTATGTGAATGAATAAAGATTGTTGCTTGAATGAGCTATGCTATGCTTATTGGACTATATATATGAGAgcgaaaatttgaaaaaatatcaTGTTAAATTTGGTCAAAACATTACATAGCAGTCACATGCATAGCGTAATTGTGCAATATAAAAGATATAGAAATGGCTACATTTTTGACAAGTAAAGTCAACAAACAACACTTTGACCCGACATAATGCATAGTATGCACGAGTAAACAAATATGACCTAGACAAATTGTACTTTTCTTCCTTGAAAAGTTTTCTCTTTAATACTAAATAAACGATATTAAAAAATGAGTTTGCATTCTTTCCTTCTAGAtgctttgagttttttttttttttttttttttcattttcatttgtttCTTGATAATGGCTCGTGATTGCATAATGTTcttatatgtattttttattatagaTATCAAAGTTAAGACATTATATTGTGTCTTTACATTATAGTCTTGTAATTTTT
The Vicia villosa cultivar HV-30 ecotype Madison, WI linkage group LG6, Vvil1.0, whole genome shotgun sequence genome window above contains:
- the LOC131612233 gene encoding pentatricopeptide repeat-containing protein At4g33170-like translates to MFCIKEMAKKEELYSNLLRAYAQDSNFLKGTAIHTHFIKGYIPLTIFLQNHLLNLYIKIRNLTSALQLFDEMPDRNVVSWSVVMAGCIRNGCSSEALSLFTSMHREGVTRPNEFTFVSALQASSLTENETQAYQIYSLVVRSGLESNVFLLNAFLTALVRHGKLTEALRIFETSSIKDIVTWNTMIGGYLQFSCERIPEFWRYMICKDVKPDEFTFSSALTGLAAISYLEMGMQVHAHLVKSGYGDDICVGNSLVDMYIKNQKLEESFKAFDEMPNKDVCSWTQMADGCLRWGEPRKALAVIAQMKKMSVEPNKFTLATALNACACLTSLEEGKQFHGMRIKHGSDVDVCVDNALLDMYAKCGCMDSARALFRSMDSRSVISWTTVIMACAQNGQSREALQIFDEMKETSVVPNYITFICVLYACSQGGFVDEGWKYFSSMNNDYGIFPGEDHYICMVSILGRAGLIKEAKELILRMPFQPGVRVWQTLLSACQVHGDVETGKLAAEHAIKHDKNDPSSYVLLSNMLAESSNWDGVVSLRELMEVRNVKKIPGSSWIDIEKI
- the LOC131612234 gene encoding uncharacterized protein LOC131612234, whose amino-acid sequence is MDIKRYLSRRGYRRLDYGTTTTGQWKKMRIIRIVGPRRDWRIRTSPRLRWMIRSPLKLVTKVKNIYMNLMLKLAGNVGGALNTDNKFGVKRAPKIRQGSSKGYSSGAFEARLIFEISKNLVASHELYSI
- the LOC131612236 gene encoding uncharacterized protein LOC131612236, whose amino-acid sequence is MEIKRYLSRRGYRRLDYGTTTTGQRKKMRIIRIVGPRRDWRIRTSPRLRWMIRSPVKLVRKVKNIYMNFMLKLAGNVGGALNTDNKFGVKRTLKARQGSSKGYSGDAFEARLIFEISKTLAASHELYSM